From Nitrosopumilus zosterae, the proteins below share one genomic window:
- a CDS encoding AAA family ATPase, producing MAEVSTTKNFRAFLHHLDREINATKPYRYLVIEALLNSYPNPLLKKNISDYLRNNLKTNEPFEHYNIWSQLTDKDELIVETENGFKLNIENISNNEKNSLLKICMKRISNVDTDYKQNLKQPQAFSTPSINNYNLTQPDRNISRIGYYLVRFRNNSIRYGDFTKLDKIQKHSLNLSRNKMKHFKINDNNRNLAILYDTKASQIRIWGRAEMVQKSQFSHTTPNITFKNFEPLLQKDGIIIPKWLLQHDKRESMFGNKPILVINKNDFDRILNSAVEQEDLFPTDNTSDSDQSRKTNIENSKDGKAVTSESQMNDSTANVFEDGDGNEFIEQIKHLENIPLEIPNKEVLENGIKEIQKSLLIDSKTIKEIVIHLTSGRNILLAGPVGTGKTHLSKLIPKIFWQKEGKGFDVKVYTASNEWNVSDVIGGIVPRMQNGKPIVKIQRGCVTDTIKRNWDNKIFGNQSPFRGTWLIIDEFNRADIDKSFGQLFTSLESKVLRVLDDKNPTLIEMQIPLDYRIIGTLNTSDKHYLFKLSDALKRRFAYIEVKTPLRKDAEHEIYFALSRALDELPSDVSSLIQLNSNEEKVSNEQSNNQLYLAIRSAYEILSFVRIIKDMGTAILKSIYQSMLIGTQISGYDNSILDISLCGIIIPQLEKIEATNIEVLLQFCFDDVHSFFHRKYDGTDDEDRQKYVEEFEFYLKYLQISEIEKLKQGFSRKNLSKENWDRILDKWRIQKSKNQIPKDLPLFRDALKELKKTFEFL from the coding sequence ATGGCTGAAGTTAGTACTACTAAAAATTTTAGAGCATTTCTCCATCATTTAGATCGAGAAATTAATGCAACAAAACCCTATAGATATTTAGTAATTGAAGCATTACTCAATTCATACCCAAATCCATTATTGAAGAAAAATATTTCAGATTATCTACGAAATAATCTAAAAACAAATGAACCATTTGAACATTATAACATTTGGTCTCAATTAACTGATAAGGATGAGTTAATAGTTGAAACTGAAAATGGATTTAAACTTAATATTGAAAACATATCAAATAATGAAAAAAATAGTTTGTTAAAAATTTGTATGAAAAGAATTTCAAATGTGGACACGGACTATAAACAAAATCTAAAACAACCTCAAGCATTTTCTACACCTAGTATAAATAATTATAATTTAACTCAACCAGATAGAAATATTTCCAGAATTGGATACTATTTAGTTCGTTTTAGAAATAACAGTATAAGATATGGTGATTTTACCAAATTAGATAAAATTCAAAAACACAGTTTGAATTTGTCCAGAAATAAAATGAAACATTTCAAAATTAATGATAATAATAGAAATCTAGCAATTCTGTACGATACCAAAGCAAGTCAAATTAGAATTTGGGGAAGGGCTGAAATGGTACAAAAGTCACAATTTTCTCATACAACACCAAATATTACATTTAAAAATTTTGAACCACTTTTACAAAAAGATGGAATAATTATTCCAAAATGGCTTTTACAACATGATAAGAGAGAATCTATGTTTGGAAATAAACCTATTCTAGTAATTAATAAAAATGATTTTGATCGAATATTAAATTCTGCTGTGGAACAAGAAGATCTTTTTCCAACAGACAATACTTCTGATTCAGATCAATCAAGAAAAACAAATATAGAAAATTCTAAAGATGGTAAAGCAGTTACTTCAGAATCACAAATGAATGATTCAACTGCAAATGTGTTTGAAGATGGAGATGGTAATGAGTTTATAGAACAAATAAAACATTTAGAAAATATACCATTAGAAATACCTAATAAAGAAGTATTAGAGAATGGTATTAAAGAAATTCAAAAAAGTCTTTTAATTGACTCAAAAACAATAAAAGAAATTGTTATTCATTTAACTAGCGGACGTAATATTTTACTTGCAGGCCCTGTAGGAACTGGAAAAACACATCTTTCTAAATTAATTCCTAAAATATTTTGGCAAAAAGAAGGAAAAGGATTCGATGTTAAAGTATACACTGCATCAAATGAATGGAATGTAAGTGATGTAATTGGAGGAATTGTGCCACGTATGCAAAACGGAAAACCAATAGTGAAAATTCAACGTGGTTGTGTTACTGATACAATTAAACGAAATTGGGACAATAAAATTTTTGGGAATCAATCTCCATTTCGTGGAACATGGTTAATAATCGATGAATTTAATCGTGCTGATATTGACAAATCATTTGGGCAATTATTTACATCGCTAGAATCAAAAGTTCTTCGTGTACTTGATGATAAAAACCCCACATTAATTGAAATGCAAATCCCTCTCGATTATAGGATAATAGGAACACTAAATACATCAGACAAGCATTATTTATTCAAATTATCTGATGCATTAAAAAGAAGATTTGCATATATTGAAGTAAAAACACCATTACGAAAGGATGCTGAACATGAAATTTATTTTGCGCTATCAAGAGCACTTGATGAACTTCCTTCTGATGTTTCATCATTAATACAATTAAATTCAAATGAAGAGAAAGTTAGCAACGAACAATCCAATAATCAATTATATTTGGCAATAAGAAGTGCATATGAAATTCTATCGTTTGTTAGAATTATAAAAGATATGGGAACAGCAATTCTAAAATCAATTTATCAATCTATGTTGATTGGAACACAAATCAGCGGATATGACAATTCCATTTTAGACATATCCTTATGTGGAATTATAATACCACAATTAGAAAAAATTGAAGCTACAAATATTGAAGTTTTGTTACAATTTTGTTTTGATGATGTACATAGTTTCTTCCATAGAAAATATGATGGTACAGATGATGAAGATCGACAAAAATATGTAGAAGAATTTGAATTTTATTTGAAATATCTTCAAATCTCAGAGATTGAAAAATTAAAACAAGGTTTTTCAAGAAAAAACCTATCAAAAGAAAATTGGGATAGGATATTAGATAAATGGAGAATACAAAAATCAAAAAATCAAATTCCAAAAGATCTACCGTTATTTAGAGATGCGTTAAAAGAACTGAAAAAAACATTTGAATTTTTATGA
- a CDS encoding TIR domain-containing protein, which produces MSEKKEKSNPKMGKRSKEHLFPRDTLKRSLNVSHAIWEQNGGNPFNILDLAPQVGYSPNSSGFRVLLASSFRYGLTEGSHITKIISLTNLGKSIVAPLEQTDVGSMLRQALLHNDLFAKVYKHFDGKPIPKKEVLRNTLVHDPSMGGFGIPREDVESFIDIFIQNIIDYNLEQDIRGTNYLRLDKLSTSNNIESEDKDMQDVEFEEEDEENKEQKPIIKEQKLSETETPKVFISHSKNKKILEQIKQMLQFGKFEYEIAIETETTAIPIPEKIFGLMRECTCAVINVSADESERKEDGSYGVNPNVLIEIGAAFLRYDKRVILLVDKKVKLPSNLQGLYQTYYEGNELSWDTAMKLQESLSKFRDNKTNAKIE; this is translated from the coding sequence ATGAGTGAAAAAAAAGAAAAATCAAACCCCAAAATGGGAAAACGCTCTAAAGAGCATTTATTTCCGCGTGACACGTTAAAACGATCCTTAAACGTATCACACGCAATATGGGAACAGAATGGTGGGAATCCTTTCAACATTTTAGACTTAGCACCACAAGTAGGGTACTCACCAAATAGTAGTGGATTTCGAGTATTATTAGCATCGTCATTCAGATACGGATTAACGGAAGGCAGTCACATTACTAAAATTATTTCACTTACAAATCTAGGCAAATCTATTGTAGCACCATTAGAACAAACAGATGTTGGAAGTATGTTACGACAGGCTTTGTTACATAACGATTTGTTTGCAAAAGTATACAAACATTTTGACGGAAAACCCATACCAAAAAAAGAAGTTCTTCGAAATACGCTAGTACATGATCCTTCAATGGGCGGATTTGGGATTCCAAGAGAAGATGTAGAGTCATTCATAGACATATTCATACAAAATATAATAGATTATAATTTAGAACAAGATATTCGTGGTACAAATTATTTAAGATTAGACAAACTCAGTACGTCAAACAATATAGAAAGTGAAGATAAAGACATGCAAGATGTAGAATTTGAAGAAGAAGATGAAGAAAACAAAGAACAAAAACCAATAATTAAAGAACAGAAATTATCAGAAACAGAAACACCAAAAGTATTCATCTCACATAGCAAAAACAAGAAAATTTTAGAGCAAATTAAACAAATGTTACAGTTTGGAAAATTCGAATATGAGATTGCAATAGAAACAGAAACAACAGCTATTCCAATTCCTGAAAAAATTTTTGGTTTGATGCGAGAATGCACTTGTGCAGTGATAAATGTAAGTGCTGATGAATCAGAGAGAAAAGAAGATGGGAGTTATGGAGTAAATCCAAATGTCTTAATAGAAATAGGAGCAGCATTTCTAAGATATGATAAAAGAGTAATTTTATTGGTAGATAAAAAGGTAAAACTTCCCAGCAATTTACAAGGATTGTATCAAACATATTATGAAGGTAATGAGTTAAGTTGGGACACAGCTATGAAATTACAAGAATCATTGTCAAAGTTCAGAGACAATAAAACTAATGCAAAGATTGAATGA
- a CDS encoding zinc ribbon domain-containing protein codes for MEVFDGKKAAQDYMSKHTLAFSTPELTLMRFAFWLGDSVPDPKNEGKGIPRMMTYLTEQDFQPVLIDDDKYEPSGAVRSSASVGNAYKEVKTDGKFCSECGTSLSATAKFCPECGTTQ; via the coding sequence ATGGAAGTTTTTGACGGCAAAAAAGCTGCACAGGATTACATGTCAAAACATACTTTGGCGTTTTCAACTCCAGAACTAACTCTAATGAGATTTGCATTTTGGTTAGGTGATTCAGTACCAGATCCAAAAAACGAAGGAAAGGGAATTCCAAGAATGATGACATATTTGACTGAACAAGATTTTCAACCAGTACTTATTGATGATGATAAATACGAACCATCTGGTGCAGTTAGAAGTTCAGCAAGTGTTGGAAATGCGTACAAGGAAGTAAAAACAGATGGAAAGTTTTGTTCAGAATGCGGTACTAGTCTATCTGCTACGGCAAAGTTCTGTCCAGAATGCGGTACAACACAATAA
- a CDS encoding zinc ribbon domain-containing protein — protein MSFGEVDTLNMLFDKLQSLFDESQGYYESFLDTNNMYKKGQLSDKEFFQKLGDYTVAYSALEFLAIKVIFEMKKSMGSGSGTTQSPGLMPGMGNPGMMAGGMGVPPRAGTAQNPVGGGPPGIVSAKEAFGDVGTLPSPDPSLMPRRTTPHSENGCSSCGADLRPNAKFCTKCGTKA, from the coding sequence ATGTCATTTGGTGAAGTCGATACGCTAAACATGCTGTTTGATAAACTGCAGAGTCTGTTTGATGAATCACAGGGCTATTACGAATCATTTCTAGATACAAACAACATGTACAAAAAAGGACAACTCAGCGACAAAGAATTCTTTCAAAAATTAGGTGATTACACTGTTGCATATTCTGCATTAGAATTTCTTGCAATCAAAGTAATATTTGAAATGAAAAAATCAATGGGTTCTGGTTCTGGAACTACACAGTCTCCCGGTTTGATGCCTGGCATGGGAAATCCTGGTATGATGGCAGGAGGAATGGGGGTGCCACCAAGAGCAGGAACTGCACAAAACCCAGTAGGTGGTGGTCCACCAGGAATTGTTTCTGCAAAAGAGGCGTTTGGAGATGTTGGAACCTTGCCTTCACCTGATCCATCTTTAATGCCAAGACGAACTACTCCTCATAGTGAGAATGGATGTTCTTCATGTGGTGCTGATCTAAGACCAAATGCAAAGTTTTGCACAAAGTGTGGAACTAAAGCATAA
- the trxA gene encoding thioredoxin: MGITQISDAKSWEVDVINSDIPVFVDFWAEWCGPCRMVGPVVEELANDYDGKVKFVKVNVDEANELASKYNVFSIPTLILLNKGEIVSQQVGAASKESYKNMIDRALA; this comes from the coding sequence ATGGGAATTACTCAAATTTCAGATGCAAAATCATGGGAAGTCGATGTGATAAACTCTGACATTCCTGTATTTGTAGACTTTTGGGCCGAATGGTGTGGTCCATGTAGAATGGTAGGTCCAGTAGTTGAAGAATTGGCTAATGACTATGATGGCAAAGTTAAATTTGTCAAGGTTAATGTTGATGAGGCCAATGAATTGGCATCTAAATACAATGTCTTTAGTATTCCAACCTTAATCCTCCTTAACAAAGGTGAAATAGTAAGCCAACAAGTAGGTGCAGCTTCTAAAGAATCATACAAAAATATGATTGATAGAGCACTTGCATAA